gaaacggcacgccgaaacactctGAAATTGaaacatttcatttcaattgaaaaaataaaatacctatTGAaatggaattgacaaccttacGGGTCAAGTGAAATTTATCGGACCAATtgcaattctattttttaaccTATTTCATACCCAATCAAGATCTTAGGTCATTTGGATCTTGCGTCAACCCGTTaagacaaataaatttttatgtttgttgcaaggatgttgaaaaaaaatggatttatgCCGGTTTTTATCGTGTCACAGGTTGACCCAattgatcaaatgaaatttatcAAACCAATTGCGTTCTATTTTTTCCAGACCCAATCAAGATATTAAATTATCCGGATCTCGGGTCAATCCACTAAGAGGCTGTTTGTCTTTGCGGTAGCTGCTGTGTTTTTGTTCAAACGCAGATAATatggtgtttggttaaaaaatgaaGCTGCAATTTGGTTCATGGGACCcattaaaaatgagtttcaacCTCAGGTTTTGGCGAAGCAATTTTTTCATGCTTCTCATCCAGCGTTCTGTATTTTTAcgtttcactctccactgttaaCACTAAGCCCTTCCCTTCAACTCACGGCAAGCAACTCCTCACCACCAACAACACAAAAAGCTCCCATCCTCCGGCCGACAGCCAACAACTCCTCCCCTCTTCACCGTGGTCAGCAACAACAGCCACTACGTATGTAATAGCAGAACCAACTCCACCTTCAACCAAACCCGATCTGTCCAAGCCATGACAGAATCTCCTTCAGCAGCTCCTGCACGCCGACCTCCTCCTTTTCGCTAGTTGCTCCTCTTGGTCACAGCCCCCTAAGCTATTGATAGAACCCatctaaaaataatagatacagggaagaaaaataatatcaaatctttatgctgagtttttttttttttttttgcaggtttCGGCTAGCTCTCACtgatgggataaaaaaaatatcttccatTATAATTGATTTCGCACTTTCAAAACagatattttaagttattatgttttaaaaaatgtttttaaaatataatatttaaaattgttgtattttaaaagcgtgatgtttaaatatatcatgttttttaataataataatatttattaaatttcatgcttataaaataataaaaaatatcgttcttgtcgaatgaattttgtatgtgataaaattatagatagtttaatggaacaataaaaaatattttatataaattattatttatttcatgatgtaatagcagtagttaaatcgataatatttcaatgaaaaactatcaatattaatatgtgtttttttaattattttataacctcagtttgaaaaacattttttaaccaaacacattaaactactttttgttcaacctcaatttcaaccacagttttaaccaaacatatatttttccaaactaacctcaactaaaaacattttttataaaataacttttttaaaattacaacgACAACAGctactacaataccaaacatactcTAACACTTAGAACCACGAGTAAAAGACAAGTGAGAGTAATGGAGGGAAGAGATTAGTGAGTGACactttttggttttggttttggaggCAATAGCCGCCAATGCCACAAACCAAAACACACATCTTTTCGTTTTCGCCTCGTTTCCCGCTCATTGTTTTCCCTTGAAACCCACCATCACCTTTTACCTTTTCATCTGGTTCCTGTCATTCACCCTACCCAACCTAATCCAACTCAGACCACCACAAAGCAGAAGCAATTGTTTGCTGATTAgggaaggagagaaagaaagatgggATCTTCATCTATATTGGATATAACAACAAATGACCCAGTTGATAATTCTACTTTTTCCGCATCATCAGGTATTCATCCAATCTCAATCCACTTGTTGTCCGTTTGATGATTGGATTATGGTTGGTTCGTttgtttttcactattttttttttaatttaaaatttgatcaaggTGTATTGATATTCATCTACACATGCAGTCAAAGGCAAAGCATCCGACTTTCTTTCACCAAAAACTCAAACCCAATATACAAGTAAAAACtgtacaaaatataaaaacatgtgGTGCATAGACAGGGAGTTGTAAAGTTTCTGCTAGAAAACAAAACCTGTTCATCATTTGGGACATCTTGAAATATGAGAATATAGATTTCCTTCCTTCGTGTATAAAAAGTTGCAGTGCATACTCTTGACTGTAATGAGTCCTGTTCGCATTTGCCAAGTGTACCTCATGCATGTAGTTTGCCGTTCGTGGGAGCATTATTAGCCTTCTTGATTTGATGGTTGCGTAACCCTGTTATTTGCGCCGGTGTAATAAAAGTTTCAGGGCATGTTCCGAACTGCGGTCAACTATGATTGGAAATGCGAAATGCATTATATATTAGCTTTCTCCATCTGGTGGCTTTGTAACCCTGTTACTTGCCGCCATTGTATTTAAAGGCATCGTTTGATATTTTGTTCAAGTATGTTCTGAAAATGCTGAAAGCATTGATTATCAGCTTTCTTGAtttgctgggttttttttttaaaccctttTAATTGCCACTGTTGTAATACAAATTCCAGGGCACGTTTGATATTTCAGTTAAGTAGGATTGGAAATGCGCAGAGATTCAATTACTAGCCATCTTGATATGGCGGGTCTGTAACCCTATTATTTTGCCTATGGTCATCAAAGTTTTACTCGTTTGGAAAAAATGCTCAAGTGCATTTTGAAGTCCGGTTCGGAAATGTGAACAACATCGATTTGATACCCTGAAATGCGATCAATTCGATGCCTTCCAACCCTACCGTACTTCCAATTGCACCAGAAGATGACTTTTTTGTGGCACTCAAAGTCTAATGCTTTTTGCTTCATGACTGACCTTAACAGTCaaattcttaacctttttttgcTTCATCACTGAACTTTTGAACTTTGCTGTAGGAATGAGGAAgaacaagaaaggaaaacaaaaatcttcAGTTTCCAATGCAAAGAAGGAAGTGCCAGAAAAAACcgcaaaaggaaagaagagaaaCTTCTCTGATACTAACAAGGAAGATCCTGCTGGTGGGTCGTTGACAAGGCCTAGGAGAGCTGCTGCATGCAAAGACTTCAAGGAGAAATCTCTACGTTTGCATGAAGAGAAGTCTTCTGTTgttgaatcaaagaaagaacaaGTTGTCAACGAAGAGATTTTAGCTCTTCGTTTGACTCAAGGACAAGAAGAGGGTCGCCCCAACAGgagattgattgattttgttgTGCATGATGCAAATGGTAACCCTCAACCCTTGGAGATGATTGAAGTTGATGATATGTTTATCTCTGGTGTTATAATGCCTCTTGAGGAGAGCcttgataaggaaaaagaagtGCCTGTTAGGTGTGAAGGCTTTGGGAGGATAGAAGCATGGAATATCTCTGGTTACGAAGATGGATCCCCAGTCATTTGGCTGACTACTGAAGTAGCAGATTATGATTGCATCAAGCCTTCCGGTGGCTACAAGAAGTTCTTTGATCGTTTCTTTCAGAAGGCACTCGCTTGCATAGAAGTTTACAAAAAACTCTCAAGATTTTCTGGAGGAAACCCTGAATTCACCCTTGATGAGTTGCTTGCTGGCGTTGTGCGAGCAATGAGCGGAAATAAGTGTTTCTCTGGTGCTCCTTCCGTAAAGAATTTCCTCGTTTCTCAGGGTGaatttatttatcaacaaaTAACTGGTTTAGACCAGACCTCCAAAAAGAacgataaatttttttcagactTGCCTGCTCTTGTTGCCTTGAGAGATGAAAGTCGCAATCATGGAAGTGTTCTGCTAGCAAAAGCAGCAAATCCTGGTGGCAACTTGGTGATTGATCCAAAGTCTGTGGATGGTGCTATTGTGAATCAGTCTAACCAGTCCAGCACCATAGctgaggaagatgaagatgcAAAGTTAGCAAGATTATTACAGGAAGAAGAGTATTGGCACTCTAATATGAGGCAAAAGAAAAGTCGGGGTTCAGCTTCTGCATCGAACACAATCTACatcaaaattaatgaagatGAGATTGCAAATGATTACCCTCTCCCTGTGTTTTACAAACACTCTGATGAAGAAACCGATGAGTATGTAGTTGTTGCAAGTGATGATGTAATTGACCACCCTGATGATCTCCCAAGAAAAATGCTTCATAACTGGTCACTTTATAACTCAGACTCAAGGTTGATTTCTTTGGAGCTTCTTCCAATGAAACCTTGTGAAGATATTGATGTCACCATCTTTGGATCAGGACGCATGACTGAAGATGATGGAAGCGGGTTCTGTCTTGATGATGATCCTGATCAGTCTTCTTCTAGGGGTTCGGAGGCTCAGGATGACATGGGTTTGCCAATATTTTTGAGTGCGATAAAGGAGTGGATGATTGAGTTTGGatcatcaatgatttttatatcaatacgcACAGACATGGCCTGGTATTGTACATATTCCCATATTGTTATTAATCGAACACATAACACCAACAGACACTCAAACACATATATCTAAAACTATAGCTGTCTCTTGATATTGCTGCTGATCATTTTAACTAAAGTCCTACAATTTGCTGCCAATCAAATATGTCTTCTCATTGGTAATATGCTGAAGCTATTTAACTGCAAGTTTATGTTTCCCTTGGGAagttattttggattttatctAACGAAGATTTCTGGTGTTGCAAGttaataatgttattttctCCTGATCTTTAtgagtgttttttctttctcaatatcTTCAGGTATAGACTTGGGAAGCCATCAAAACAATATGGTTCCTGGTACAAGCCAGTCCTAAAAACGGTAAAGCTTGCAAGAAGCATCATTACATTGTTGAAGGAGCAAAGTCGAGTATCACGGCTTTCTTTCGCAGATGTAATCCGGAAAGTGTCTGAGTTCAAGAAGGATCATCATGCTTATATTTCATCTGATCCAGCAGCTATTGAGAGGTACGTAGTTGTTCATGGACAGATAATACTGCAACTTTTTGCCGAGTTTCCAGATCAGAAGATCAAGAAATGTGCTTTTGTGGTCGGTTTGACTCGTAAAATGGAGGAGAGGCACCATACTAAATGGGTAGTGAACAAAAAAGCCATTGTGCAAAAGTTTCAATCCAATTTGAATCCTCGAGCAGCAATGGATACTGTGGCTCCTGGATCCAAGAGGAAGCTCATGCAGGCAACAACCACAAGGCTGATCAACAGAATTTGGGGGGAGTACTATTCGAACTATTCTCCAGAGGATTTGGAAGAGGGAGCTGAATGTGAAGTGAAAGAAGAGGATGAAGCTGAGGAGCAGTatgaaaatgaagatgatgataaagAGGAGGTGGTAGAGAAAACACTAAAACCTCGTTCAGTGTCTGAACGCACTAAATCACATACTTCACAAAAAGAAGTAAGATGGGATGGGAATCCTGTAAGCAAAACATCTTCTGGAGAAGCCATTTACAAGCGAGCCATTGTTTGTGGAGAGGTCATTGTGGTGGGGGATGCTGTCTTAGTGGAGGTTGATGAATCGGATGAACTTCCTGCCATCTATTTTGTGGAGTACATGTTTGAAACACGGAATGGAAGCAGAATGTTTCATGGGAGAATGATGAAGCGAGGATCTGAGACAGTTCTTGGTAACACTGCCAATGATAGAGAGGTTTTCTTAACAACCGAGTGCATGAATTATAAGTTACAGGATGCTAAGCAAGCAATTATTCTGGAAGTTCTAAAAAGACCTTGGGGACATGATCACAGGAAAGATAACATCAATGCTGATAGAATTGATAGGGAAAAGGcagaagagaggaaaaagaaaggatTGCAAGTAGAATATTACTGTAAAAGCTTGTACTGGCCGGAAAGGGGTGCTTTCTTTACTCTCCCGCTTGATACTATGGGTCTTGGGTCTGGTGTCTGCCACTCTTGTAACTTAAAAATAGCTGAAGAAGACAAGGATATTTTCAGAGTAAATTCTTCTCAGACAGGATTTTCATACAAGGGAACTGAGTACTCTGTCCACGATTTTGTCTACGTAAGCCCTCATCAATTTGCTTCAGAAAGGGGGGAGAACGAAACTTTTAAGGGTGGAAGGAATGTTGGGTTGaagccttatgttgtgtgccaGTTGTTGGAGGTTGTTCTAAAGGAACCAAAACAAGCCGAAACAAGATCCACCCAGGTCAATGTTCAAAGATTTTTCAGACCAGATGATATTTCACCTGAGAAGGCATATTGTTCTGATATTAGGGAGGTAAAAgcttctttcaaaaacttttgctgtataattatgttttatcaGTTTTGTGGATTCTGTAATCACACTTTGAGCATATCATTTTGG
The DNA window shown above is from Populus trichocarpa isolate Nisqually-1 chromosome 4, P.trichocarpa_v4.1, whole genome shotgun sequence and carries:
- the LOC7463012 gene encoding DNA (cytosine-5)-methyltransferase 1 — translated: MGSSSILDITTNDPVDNSTFSASSGMRKNKKGKQKSSVSNAKKEVPEKTAKGKKRNFSDTNKEDPAGGSLTRPRRAAACKDFKEKSLRLHEEKSSVVESKKEQVVNEEILALRLTQGQEEGRPNRRLIDFVVHDANGNPQPLEMIEVDDMFISGVIMPLEESLDKEKEVPVRCEGFGRIEAWNISGYEDGSPVIWLTTEVADYDCIKPSGGYKKFFDRFFQKALACIEVYKKLSRFSGGNPEFTLDELLAGVVRAMSGNKCFSGAPSVKNFLVSQGEFIYQQITGLDQTSKKNDKFFSDLPALVALRDESRNHGSVLLAKAANPGGNLVIDPKSVDGAIVNQSNQSSTIAEEDEDAKLARLLQEEEYWHSNMRQKKSRGSASASNTIYIKINEDEIANDYPLPVFYKHSDEETDEYVVVASDDVIDHPDDLPRKMLHNWSLYNSDSRLISLELLPMKPCEDIDVTIFGSGRMTEDDGSGFCLDDDPDQSSSRGSEAQDDMGLPIFLSAIKEWMIEFGSSMIFISIRTDMAWYRLGKPSKQYGSWYKPVLKTVKLARSIITLLKEQSRVSRLSFADVIRKVSEFKKDHHAYISSDPAAIERYVVVHGQIILQLFAEFPDQKIKKCAFVVGLTRKMEERHHTKWVVNKKAIVQKFQSNLNPRAAMDTVAPGSKRKLMQATTTRLINRIWGEYYSNYSPEDLEEGAECEVKEEDEAEEQYENEDDDKEEVVEKTLKPRSVSERTKSHTSQKEVRWDGNPVSKTSSGEAIYKRAIVCGEVIVVGDAVLVEVDESDELPAIYFVEYMFETRNGSRMFHGRMMKRGSETVLGNTANDREVFLTTECMNYKLQDAKQAIILEVLKRPWGHDHRKDNINADRIDREKAEERKKKGLQVEYYCKSLYWPERGAFFTLPLDTMGLGSGVCHSCNLKIAEEDKDIFRVNSSQTGFSYKGTEYSVHDFVYVSPHQFASERGENETFKGGRNVGLKPYVVCQLLEVVLKEPKQAETRSTQVNVQRFFRPDDISPEKAYCSDIREIYYSEETHLLSVETIEGKCEVRKKNDIPTCSAPAIFDNIFFCEHMYDPSKGSLKQLPAQVKSKFSAVSRDGDVASRKRKGKSKEGENDIEADKQREASPENRLATLDIFAGCGGLSEGLQQAGVSSTKWAIEYEEPAGEAFKLNHAGSLMFINNCNVILRAVMEKCGDADDCISTSEAGELASSLDAKVIDGLPLPGQVDFINGGPPCQGFSGMNRFNQSTWSKVQCEMILAFLSFADYFRPKYFLLENVRNFVSFNKGQTFRLTIASLLQMGYQVRFGILEAGAYGVSQSRKRAFIWAASPEEILPEWPEPMHVFAAPELKITLSEKSQYSAVRSTAYGAPFRAITVRDTIGDLPDVGNGASKTNLEYGNDPVSWFQKKIRGDMVVLTDHISKEMNELNLIRCKKIPKRPGADWRDLPDEKVKLSTGQMVDLIPWCLPNTAKRHNQWKGLFGRLDWEGNFPTSITDPQPMGKVGMCFHPEQDRILTVRECARSQGFPDSYQFSGNIHHKHRQIGNAVPPPLSYALGRKLKEALDSKRRK